A single window of Taeniopygia guttata chromosome 1, bTaeGut7.mat, whole genome shotgun sequence DNA harbors:
- the CHD4 gene encoding chromodomain-helicase-DNA-binding protein 4 isoform X6 yields the protein MASGIGSPSPCSGGSDDDEMEILLNNAIPQHPEPEEEPEEELLSEADTPKIKKKKKPKKLKEPKVPKLSKRQKKELGDSSGEGNEFVEEEEEVLRSDSEGSDYTPGKKKKKKLGPKKEKKNKAKRKEEEEEEEEDDDSKEPKSSAQLLEDWGMEDIDHIFTEEDYRTLTNYKAFSQFVRPLIAAKNPKIAVSKMMMVLGAKWREFSTNNPFKGSSGASVAAAAAAAVAVVESMVTNVDAVLPQPPVDVPLRKAKTKEGKGPNARRKPKASPRIPDIKKPKTKKVAPLKIKLGGFGSKRKRSSSEDDDLDVESDFDDASINSYSVSDGSTSRSSRSRKKLKAGKKKKKGEEDSTVAVDGYETDHQDYCEVCQQGGEIILCDTCPRAYHMVCLDPDMEKAPEGKWSCPHCEKEGIQWEAKEDNSEGEEILEDVVGDAEEEDDHHMEFCRVCKDGGELLCCDACPSSYHIHCLNPPLPEIPNGEWLCPRCTCPALKGKVQKILIWKWGQPPVGPAPPRPPDADPNAPPPKPLEGRPERQFFVKWQGMSYWHCSWVSELQLELHCQVMFRNYQRKNDMDEPPSGDFGGEEEKSRKRKNKDPKYAEMEERFYRYGIKPEWMMIHRILNHSVDKKGNVHYLIKWRDLPYDQASWESEDVDIQDYDLYKQAYWNHRELMRGEEGRPGKKLKKVKMRKLERPPETPTVDPTVKYDRQPEYLDVTGGTLHPYQLEGLNWLRFSWAQGTDTILADEMGLGKTVQTAVFLYSLYKEGHSKGPFLVSAPLSTIINWEREFEMWAPDMYVVTYVGDKDSRAIIRENEFTFEDNAIRGGKKASRMKKEAAVKFHVLLTSYELITIDMAILGSIDWACLIVDEAHRLKNNQSKFFRVLNGYSLQHKLLLTGTPLQNNLEELFHLLNFLTPERFHNLEGFLEEFADIAKEDQIKKLHDMLGPHMLRRLKADVFKNMPSKTELIVRVELSPMQKKYYKYILTRNFEALNARGGGNQVSLLNVVMDLKKCCNHPYLFPVAAMEAPKMPNGMYDGSALIRASGKLLLLQKMLKNLKEGGHRVLIFSQMTKMLDLLEDFLEHEGYKYERIDGGITGNMRQEAIDRFNAPGAQQFCFLLSTRAGGLGINLATADTVIIYDSDWNPHNDIQAFSRAHRIGQNKKVMIYRFVTRASVEERITQVAKKKMMLTHLVVRPGLGSKTGSMSKQELDDILKFGTEELFKDEATEGGDNKEGEDSSVIHYDDKAIERLLDRNQDETEDTELQGMNEYLSSFKVAQYVVREEEMGEEEEVEREIIKQEESVDPDYWEKLLRHHYEQQQEDLARNLGKGKRIRKQVNYNDGSQEDRDWQDDQSDNQSDYSVASEEGDEDFDERSEAARRPSRKGLRNDKDKPLPPLLARVGGNIEVLGFNARQRKAFLNAIMRYGMPPQDAFTTQWLVRDLRGKSEKEFKAYVSLFMRHLCEPGADGAETFADGVPREGLSRQHVLTRIGVMSLIRKKVQEFEHVNGRWSMPELAEIEENKKLSQPSSPSPKTPTPSTPGDTQPNTPAPVPPPEDGVKVEEGASTKEQGEPSEPEKELSASATETEAPMECAQPGETPPQEAKSPVNSTEADEKKVEETEVKERPDEPMEVESKADAEKVEDRAATENPPDPPIITLDEKDEKKDDDKRDVVMLQNGEMLKDSVDERHKKAVKQRFMFNIADGGFTELHSLWQNEERAATVTKKTYEIWHRRHDYWLLAGIINHGYARWQDIQNDPRYAILNEPFKGEMNRGNFLEIKNKFLARRFKLLEQALVIEEQLRRAAYLNMSEDPSHPSMALNTRFAEVECLAESHQHLSKESMAGNKPANAVLHKVLKQLEELLSDMKADVTRLPATIARIPPVAVRLQMSERNILSRLANRSSEPPPPPPPQQVRTRSGGPAAVSSWPSAVDLSAKLK from the exons ATGGCTTCGGGCATTGGATCTCCATCACCGTGCTCAGGGGGCAGTGATGATGATGAGATGGAGATCCTGTTGAACAACGCTATCCCCCAGCATCCAG AACCTGAAGAAGAGCCAGAAGAAGAGCTTCTATCAGAGGctgacacccccaaaatcaagaagaagaagaagcccAAGAAACTGAAGGAACCCAAAGTGCCCAAGCTCAGCAAGCGTCAGAAGAAGgag ctGGGGGACAGCTCTGGTGAGGGGAATGAGTTtgtggaggaagaagaagaggttCTGCGCTCTGACAGTGAGGGCAGTGATTATACCcctgggaagaagaaaaagaagaaattaggacccaagaaggaaaagaaaaacaaagccaagcgcaaggaggaagaggaagaggaggaagaagatgaCGACTCAAAG GAGCCAAAGTCATCTGCTCAGCTCCTGGAAGATTGGGGCATGGAGGACATTGATCACATCTTCACAGAAGAGGATTACCGCACACTCACCAACTACAAAGCTTTCAGCCAGTTTGTCAG GCCACTTATCGCAGCCAAGAACCCTAAAATAGCAGTGTCGAAGATGATGATGGTACTGGGAGCCAAATGGAGGGAGTTCAGCACAAACAATCCCTTCAAGGGAAGTTCAGGTGCAtctgtggcagctgctgcagctgcagctgttgCAGTAGTTGAGAGTATGGTGACAAACGTGGATGCTGTCCTGCCACAGCCCCCTGTAGATGTGCCGCTCAGGAAAGCCAAGACAAAGGAGGGCAAAG GGCCCAATGCCCGGCGGAAGCCAAAGGCCAGTCCTCGTATTCCTGATATCAAGAAACCTAAAACAAAGAAGGTGGCACCACTGAAAATCAAACTGGGAGGATTTGGTTCCAAGCGTAAAAGATCATCA AGTGAAGATGATGATCTGGACGTAGAGTCAGACTTTGATGATGCCAGCATCAACAGCTACTCTGTTTCAGATGGATCTACAAGCCGTAGTAGCCGCAGTCGCAAAAAACTCAAGgctgggaagaagaaaaagaaag GTGAGGAGGACTCCACAGTGGCTGTGGATGGCTATGAGACTGATCACCAGGACTACTGTGAGGTGTGCCAGCAGGGAGGAGAAATTATATTATGTGATACCTGCCCTCGTGCCTACCACATGGTTTGCCTGGACCCAGACATGGAGAAAGCTCCAGAGGGCAAATGGAGCTGCCCACACTGT GAAAAAGAAGGCATTCAGTGGGAAGCAAAGGAGGATAACTCTGAAGGTGAGGAAATCCTGGAGGATGTAGTGGGGGAtgctgaggaagaggatgaCCACCATATGGAGTTCTGTAGAGTCTGCAAGGATGgaggagagctgctgtgctgtgatgCCTGTCCTTCATCCTATCACATCCACTGTCTGAATCCCCCACTGCCTGAGATTCCCAATGGAGAGTGGCTGTGTCCTCGCTGCACT TGCCCAGCTTTGAAAGGAAAGGTGCAGAAGATCTTGATCTGGAAATGGGGTCAGCCCCCGGTTGGCCCTGCACCTCCACGTCCACCTGATGCAGATCCTAATGCTCCACCGCCTAAGCCTCTGGAGGGTCGGCCTGAAAGGCAGTTCTTTGTCAAATGGCAGGGCATGTCCTACTGGCACTGCTCCTGGGTGTCGGAGTTGCAG CTGGAGTTGCACTGCCAGGTCATGTTTCGTAACTACCAGCGCAAAAATGATATGGATGAGCCACCCTCAGGAGACTTtggaggggaggaagagaaaagccggaagagaaaaaacaaggaCCCCAAATACGCTGAGATGGAAGAGCGTTTCTATCGATATGGGATCAAGCCAGAGTGGATGATGATCCACAGGATCCTTAATCATAG TGTGGATAAGAAGGGGAATGTCCACTATTTGATTAAATGGAGAGACCTACCCTATGACCAGGCATCCTGGGAAAGTGAAGATGTGGACATTCAAGATTATGATCTCTACAAGCAAGCCTACTGGAATCACAG GGAGCTGATGCGAGGTGAAGAGGGCAGGCCTGGTAAGAAGTTAAAGAAAGTGAAGATGCGGAAACTGGAGAGACCCCCTGAGACTCCCACAGTAGAT CCAACAGTGAAATATGACCGGCAACCGGAGTACCTCGATGTAACAGGGGGGACCTTGCATCCCTACCAACTGGAAGGGCTGAATTGGCTGCGCTTCTCTTGGGCCCAAGGCACAGATACAATCTTGGCTGATGAAATGGGTCTGGGAAAGACTGTGCAGACAGCAGTGTTCCTGTATTCCTTATACAAAGAG GGCCACTCAAAGGGACCCTTCTTGGTGAGTGCGCCACTGTCCACAATCATCAACTGGGAACGAGAATTTGAGATGTGGGCCCCAGATATGTATGTAGTGACCTATGTTGGGGACAAAGACAGCCGGGCCATCATCCGTGAGAATGAATTCACTTTTGAGGATAATGCCATACGTGGAGGCAAGAAGGCGTCCAGAATGAAG AAGGAGGCTGCTGTCAAGTTCCATGTGCTTCTCACCTCCTATGAATTGATCACAATTGATATGGCCATACTAGGCTCTATTGACTGGGCCTGTCTCATTGTGGATGAAGCTCACAGACTGAAGAACAACCAGTCTAAG TTCTTCCGTGTGCTAAATGGTTACTCCCTccagcacaagctgctgcttACGGGAACTCCCCTGCAGAACAACCTGGAAGAACTGTTCCACCTGCTGAACTTCCTGACACCTGAGAGATTCCA TAACTTGGAGGGTTTCCTAGAAGAGTTTGCAGATATTGCCAAGGAAGATCAGATCAAGAAGCTGCATGACATGCTGGGCCCACATATGCTGAGGCGTCTCAAGGCTGATGTTTTCAAGAATATGCCATCTAAGACTGAACTCATTGTCAGAGTGGAGCTGAGTCCCATGCAGAA gaaaTATTACAAATACATTTTGACAAGAAATTTCGAGGCACTGAATGCACGGGGTGGTGGTAACCAAGTCTCATTGCTCAATGTTGTTATGGATCTGAAGAAGTGCTGTAACCACCCCTACCTCTTTCCTGTGGCTGCTATG gAAGCTCCAAAAATGCCAAATGGCATGTATGATGGTAGTGCACTTATTCGAGCCTCTGGAAAGCTGTTGCTGCTCCAGAAAATGTTAAAGAACCTGAAGGAAGGAGGTCACAGAGTGCTCATATTCTCTCAG ATGACTAAAATGTTGGACCTTCTAGAAGATTTTTTGGAACACGAAGGATACAAATATGAGCGGATTGATGGAGGAATCACGGGGAACATGCGTCAGGAGGCTATTGATCGCTTCAATG ctcctggagctcagcagttctgctttctgctttcaACTCGAGCTGGGGGTCTTGGTATTAACTTGGCCACAGCAGATACTGTGATTATCTACGATTCAGACTGGAACCCCCACAATGATATCCAG GCCTTCAGCCGTGCACACAGAATTGGACAGAACAAGAAAGTGATGATATATCGCTTTGTGACAAGGGCCTCAGTGGAGGAGCGTATCACTCAGGTGGCCAAGAAGAAGATGATGCTAACTCACCTGGTAGTGAGACCAGGGTTGGGCTCCAAGACAGGCTCCATGTCCAAACAGGAGCTTGATGACATTCTCAAATTTGGCACTGAAGAGCTCTTCAAGGATGAGGCTACTGAGGGGG GGGATAACAAAGAAGGCGAGGACAGTAGTGTCATCCACTATGATGACAAAGCAATTGAGCGTCTGTTGGATCGGAACCAGGATGAAACAGAAGATACAGAACTTCAGGGCATGAATGAGTATCTCAGCTCCTTCAAGGTGGCCCAGTATGTGGTTCGTGAGGAGGAGATGGGG gaggaagaggaggttgaacGGGAAATTATTAAGCAAGAGGAGTCAGTGGATCCTGATTACTGGGAGAAACTGCTCCGTCACCATTATGAGCAACAACAGGAAGATCTGGCCAGGAATCTGGGCAAGGGCAAACGTATTCGCAAGCAAGTTAACTACAACGATGGCTCGCAAGAGGATAGAG actgGCAGGATGACCAGTCAGATAATCAGTCAGACTATTCAGTTGCTTCTGAAGAAGGAGATGAAGACTTTGATGAGAGATCTGAAG CAGCTCGTAGGCCTAGCCGCAAGGGCTTGAGAAACGATAAGGATAAGCCTCTGCCTCCCTTACTGGCCCGTGTGGGAGGGAACATTGAG GTGTTGGGTTTCAACGCTCGCCAGCGGAAAGCCTTCCTCAATGCTATCATGCGCTATGGAATGCCACCTCAGGATGCCTTCACCACTCAGTGGCTTGTTCGGGACCTCCGTGGCAAGTCAGAGAAAGAGTTCAA GGCCTATGTCTCGCTGTTCATGCGCCATTTATGTGAACCTGGAGCTGATGGTGCGGAGACCTTTGCAGATGGGGTCCCACGGGAAGGTCTTTCTCGACAGCACGTCCTTACTCGCATTGGGGTCATGTCCCTTATACGCAAAAAG GTGCAGGAATTTGAGCATGTGAACGGCCGCTGGAGTATGCCAGAACTGGCAGAGATAGAGGAGAACAAGAAACTTTCACAGCCCAGCTCACCCTCTCCCAAAACTCCAACTCCTTCGACACCAGGGGATACGCAGCCGAATACACCGGCCCCTGTTCCTCCGCCTG AAGATGGAGTAAAAGTAGAAGAAGGAGCAAGTACTAAGGAGCAAGGAGAGCCTTCTGAACCAGAGAAGGAGCTCAGTGCCTCTGCTACTGAAACAGAGGCCCCTATGGAG TGTGCTCAGCCTGGGGAGACACCGCCCCAGGAAGCAAAATCCCCAGTGAACTCCACAGaagcagatgaaaaaaaagtaGAGGAAACAGAAGTGAAAGAAAGACCAGATGAACCAATGGAAGTAGAAAGCAAAG ctgacGCGGAAAAAGTGGAAGACAGAGCAGCTACTGAAAATCCCCCTGACCCTCCTATAATCACTCTGGATGAGAAAG ATGAGAAAAAGGACGATGATAAGAGAGATGTGGTGATGCTGCAGAATGGAGAGATGCTGAAAGACTCAGTAGATGAAAGGCACAAGAAGGCAGTAAAGCAGCGCTTCATGTTCAACATAGCAGATGGTGGTTTCACTG AGCTACACTCCCTCTGGCAGAACGAAGAGCGGGCTGCCACCGTCACAAAGAAGACCTATGAGATCTGGCATCGGCGTCATGACTACTGGCTCCTAGCTGGGATTATCAA TCATGGCTATGCCCGTTGGCAGGATATTCAGAATGATCCACGTTACGCCATCCTCAATGAACCCTTCAAGGGTGAGATGAACAGGGGTAACTTCCTGGAAATAAAGAATAAGTTTTTGGCAAGGAGATTTAAG CTCCTGGAACAAGCACTGGTGATCGAGGAACAGTTGCGGCGAGCTGCCTATCTGAACATGTCCGAAGACCCATCTCACCCATCCATGGCTCTGAACACACGTTTTGCAGAGGTGGAATGCCTGGCTGAGAGCCACCAGCACCTGTCCAAGGAATCAATGGCTGGGAATAAACCAGCCAATGCTGTGCTGCACAAAG TTCtgaagcagctggaggagctgttGAGTGACATGAAGGCAGATGTGACTCGTCTGCCTGCCACAATCGCCCGCATCCCACCTGTGGCAGTGCGCCTTCAGATGTCAGAACGCAACATCCTCAGCCGCCTGGCCAACCGCAGCAGCgagcccccgccgccgccccctccccaacAAGTACGTACCCGCTCTG GtggcccagcagcagtgagTTCCTGGCCCA